A single region of the Solwaraspora sp. WMMD791 genome encodes:
- the cmk gene encoding (d)CMP kinase, whose protein sequence is MAEQERTGQFVVAVDGPSGSGKSTVCRRLASATGARYLDTGAMYRAVTWAVLRSGVDPHDPDGVGKVAADVALTVGTDPTDPHISADGVPVDREIRGAEVTSAVSAVAAVAAVRERMVAEQRALIAAHAPIVVEGRDIASVVAPDADLKVYLTASAEARAMRRSAETAADVAATAQALARRDQLDSNRAVNPLRQAPDAVVLDTTALGIDEVVDQLRHLLAAQVAR, encoded by the coding sequence GTGGCTGAGCAGGAACGGACCGGGCAGTTTGTGGTAGCGGTGGATGGTCCGTCCGGATCGGGTAAGTCGACCGTCTGCCGTCGCCTGGCCAGCGCGACCGGTGCCCGGTACCTGGACACCGGCGCGATGTACCGGGCCGTCACCTGGGCGGTGCTGCGTTCCGGCGTGGACCCGCACGATCCGGACGGGGTCGGCAAGGTCGCCGCCGACGTCGCCCTGACCGTCGGCACCGACCCGACGGACCCGCACATCAGCGCCGACGGCGTCCCGGTCGACCGCGAGATCCGCGGCGCCGAGGTGACCTCCGCGGTCTCCGCGGTCGCCGCCGTCGCGGCCGTCCGGGAACGGATGGTCGCCGAACAGCGGGCCCTCATCGCCGCCCACGCGCCGATCGTCGTCGAAGGGCGTGACATCGCCTCGGTCGTCGCCCCGGACGCCGACCTCAAGGTCTACCTGACCGCGTCGGCCGAGGCCCGGGCGATGCGCCGCAGCGCCGAGACCGCCGCCGACGTGGCGGCCACCGCCCAGGCGCTGGCCCGCCGCGACCAGCTCGACTCCAACCGGGCGGTGAATCCGCTGCGGCAGGCTCCTGACGCGGTCGTGCTGGACACCACCGCACTGGGCA